One part of the Arabidopsis thaliana chromosome 4, partial sequence genome encodes these proteins:
- a CDS encoding P-loop containing nucleoside triphosphate hydrolases superfamily protein (P-loop containing nucleoside triphosphate hydrolases superfamily protein; FUNCTIONS IN: nucleotide binding, ATP binding; INVOLVED IN: biological_process unknown; LOCATED IN: cellular_component unknown; EXPRESSED IN: 23 plant structures; EXPRESSED DURING: 15 growth stages; CONTAINS InterPro DOMAIN/s: Protein of unknown function, ATP binding (InterPro:IPR004130); BEST Arabidopsis thaliana protein match is: P-loop containing nucleoside triphosphate hydrolases superfamily protein (TAIR:AT5G22370.2); Has 1465 Blast hits to 1454 proteins in 282 species: Archae - 123; Bacteria - 0; Metazoa - 415; Fungi - 412; Plants - 158; Viruses - 0; Other Eukaryotes - 357 (source: NCBI BLink).), with the protein MGYAQLVIGPAGSGKSTYCSSLYEHCETIGRTMHVVNLDPAAEIFNYPVAMDIRELISLEDVMEDLKLGPNGALMYCMEYLEDSLHDWVDEELENYRDDDYLIFDCPGQIELFTHVPVLKNFVEHLKQKNFNVCVVYLLDSQFITDVTKFISGCMSSLAAMIQLELPHVNILSKMDLLQDKSNIDDYLNPEPRTLLAELNKRMGPQYAKLNKALIEMVGEYGMVNFIPINLRKEKSIQYVLSQIDVCIQFGEDADVNIKDDDDFSDDGPDL; encoded by the exons ATGGGTTACGCCCAGCTAGTTATTGGTCCAGCAGGCAGTGGAAAG TCAACTTATTGCTCGTCTTTGTATGAACATTGTGAAACTATCGGTCGAACAATGCATGTTGTTAACCTTGATCCTGCTGCGGAGATCTTCAACTATCCTGTGGCTATGG ATATCAGAGAACTTATTTCTTTGGAAGATGTGATGGAGGATCTAAAGCTTGGTCCTAATGGTGCCCTTATGTATTGCATGGA GTATCTTGAGGATAGCTTACATGATTGGGTGGATGAAGAATTGGAGAACTACAGGGATGACGATTACCTTATCTTTGATTGTCCAG GCCAGATAGAGCTGTTTACACATGTTCCTGTGCTCAAGAACTTTGTGGAGCATTTGAAGCAGAAGAACTTCAACGTCTGTGTTGTTTATCTGCTTGATTCACAG TTCATCACAGATGTAACCAAGTTTATCAGTGGTTGCATGTCATCTCTCGCTGCAATGATCCAGCTTGAATTACCACATGTCAACATCCTCTCAAAAATGGACCTCTTGCAGGACAAAAGCAACATTGATGA TTACTTGAATCCGGAGCCTCGCACATTGCTAGCAGAGTTAAACAAAAGGATGGGTCCTCAATATGCAAAACTAAACAAAGCCTTGATTGAGATG GTGGGAGAGTATGGGATGGTGAATTTCATACCCATTAACTTGAGGAAAGAAAAGAG CATTCAATATGTTCTGTCGCAAATCGACGTCTGTATTCAGTTTGGAGAAGATGCTGATGTGAACATCAAAGATGATGACGATTTTAGTGACGATGGTCCTGACCTATAA
- the PSAL gene encoding photosystem I subunit l, with product MRIRHIKIHIPESHNNLKKQILCLATSANAISSFVDCLFLHHTLQTRFYFNFHKRTTKTKRTMAASASPMASQLRSSFSSASLSQRLAVPKGISGAPFGVSPTKRVSSFTVRAVKSDKTTFQVVQPINGDPFIGSLETPVTSSPLIAWYLSNLPGYRTAVNPLLRGVEVGLAHGFFLVGPFVKAGPLRNTAYAGSAGSLAAAGLVVILSMCLTIYGISSFKEGEPSIAPSLTLTGRKKQPDQLQTADGWAKFTGGFFFGGISGVTWAYFLLYVLDLPYFVK from the exons ATGAGAATAAGACATATCAAAATTCATATCCCTGAGAGCCACAACAATCTTAAGAAACAGATCCTCTGTCTTGCCACATCAGCAAACGCAATCTCAAGTTTCGTAGATTGCTTATTTCTTCATCACACACTTCAAACtcgattttattttaattttcataagaGAACAACcaagacaaaaagaacaatGGCAGCGAGTGCATCTCCAATGGCGAGCCAGCTAAGGAGCAGCTTCTCCTCCGCTTCTCTTTCTCAGCGTCTCGCCGTCCCGAAGGGCATCTCCGGTGCTCCTTTCGGTGTTTCTCCGACCAAAAGAGTCTCTTCCTTCACTGTCCGAGCTGTTAAATCCGACAAG ACAACATTCCAAGTAGTTCAACCAATCAACGGTGATCCATTCATCGGAAGTTTGGAAACTCCGGTGACATCAAGCCCATTGATCGCGTGGTACCTTTCCAACCTCCCTGGATACCGTACCGCCGTCAACCCTCTCCTCCGCGGTGTGGAAGTGGGCCTGGCCCATGGTTTCTTCTTAGTGGGCCCATTCGTCAAAGCTGGCCCATTAAGGAACACTGCTTACGCCGGGTCAGCCGGGTCTTTAGCCGCGGCTGGGCTGGTAGTCATCCTCAGCATGTGCCTCACCATCTACGGTATCTCTTCTTTCAAGGAAGGAGAGCCATCGATCGCACCGAGTTTGACTTTGACTGGGCGGAAGAAGCAGCCTGACCAGCTTCAAACGGCTGATGGATGGGCTAAGTTCACTGGAGGATTCTTCTTTGGAGGGATCTCTGGGGTGACTTGGGCTTACTTCCTTCTCTACGTTCTTGACCTTCCTTACTTCGTCAAGTAA
- the PSAL gene encoding photosystem I subunit l (photosystem I subunit l (PSAL); FUNCTIONS IN: molecular_function unknown; INVOLVED IN: photosynthesis, light reaction, photosynthesis; LOCATED IN: in 7 components; EXPRESSED IN: 24 plant structures; EXPRESSED DURING: 14 growth stages; CONTAINS InterPro DOMAIN/s: Photosystem I reaction centre, subunit XI PsaL (InterPro:IPR003757); Has 443 Blast hits to 443 proteins in 121 species: Archae - 0; Bacteria - 178; Metazoa - 0; Fungi - 0; Plants - 87; Viruses - 0; Other Eukaryotes - 178 (source: NCBI BLink).), giving the protein MAASASPMASQLRSSFSSASLSQRLAVPKGISGAPFGVSPTKRVSSFTVRAVKSDKTTFQVVQPINGDPFIGSLETPVTSSPLIAWYLSNLPGYRTAVNPLLRGVEVGLAHGFFLVGPFVKAGPLRNTAYAGSAGSLAAAGLVVILSMCLTIYGISSFKEGEPSIAPSLTLTGRKKQPDQLQTADGWAKFTGGFFFGGISGVTWAYFLLYVLDLPYFVK; this is encoded by the exons atGGCAGCGAGTGCATCTCCAATGGCGAGCCAGCTAAGGAGCAGCTTCTCCTCCGCTTCTCTTTCTCAGCGTCTCGCCGTCCCGAAGGGCATCTCCGGTGCTCCTTTCGGTGTTTCTCCGACCAAAAGAGTCTCTTCCTTCACTGTCCGAGCTGTTAAATCCGACAAG ACAACATTCCAAGTAGTTCAACCAATCAACGGTGATCCATTCATCGGAAGTTTGGAAACTCCGGTGACATCAAGCCCATTGATCGCGTGGTACCTTTCCAACCTCCCTGGATACCGTACCGCCGTCAACCCTCTCCTCCGCGGTGTGGAAGTGGGCCTGGCCCATGGTTTCTTCTTAGTGGGCCCATTCGTCAAAGCTGGCCCATTAAGGAACACTGCTTACGCCGGGTCAGCCGGGTCTTTAGCCGCGGCTGGGCTGGTAGTCATCCTCAGCATGTGCCTCACCATCTACGGTATCTCTTCTTTCAAGGAAGGAGAGCCATCGATCGCACCGAGTTTGACTTTGACTGGGCGGAAGAAGCAGCCTGACCAGCTTCAAACGGCTGATGGATGGGCTAAGTTCACTGGAGGATTCTTCTTTGGAGGGATCTCTGGGGTGACTTGGGCTTACTTCCTTCTCTACGTTCTTGACCTTCCTTACTTCGTCAAGTAA
- a CDS encoding F-box family protein (F-box family protein; CONTAINS InterPro DOMAIN/s: F-box domain, cyclin-like (InterPro:IPR001810), Protein of unknown function DUF295 (InterPro:IPR005174); BEST Arabidopsis thaliana protein match is: F-box family protein with a domain of unknown function (DUF295) (TAIR:AT4G12820.1); Has 332 Blast hits to 322 proteins in 13 species: Archae - 0; Bacteria - 0; Metazoa - 0; Fungi - 0; Plants - 332; Viruses - 0; Other Eukaryotes - 0 (source: NCBI BLink).), translating into MTHKKQKKEMSDSEKKTFNEDSKHSILAVDLVRLILERLSFVDFHRARCVSSIWYIASKTVIGVTNPTTPWLILFPKGDVEIKKDSCKLYDPHENKTYIVRDLGFDLVTSRCLASSGSWFLMLDHRTEFHLLNLFTRVRIPLPSLESTRGSDIKIGNAVLWVDEQRKDYLVVWNISSLFGYHKKGDDRWKVFKPLENERCIIAMVFKENKLYVLSVDGNVDVFYFSGNDSPVRCATLPSSPLRKGHKVVVTLSGEVLIIVAKVEPYPRTRLCFFAVYKMDPKSSRWETIKSLAGEALILDLGITVEAKVMKNCIYFSNDQFHRYNENSLWNVSNKSGVFVYHFRSANVVQLVELLTASSRTSKILFKDARCFFPTFTSKWLL; encoded by the coding sequence ATGACACataagaagcagaagaaggagatgagcGATTCCGAGAAAAAGACATTCAATGAAGATTCGAAACATTCGATACTTGCCGTGGACCTGGTAAGATTGATCTTGGAACGCTTGAGCTTTGTTGATTTTCATCGAGCGAGATGCGTTTCTTCAATATGGTATATTGCTTCCAAAACAGTCATTGGAGTAACAAATCCAACAACTCCATGGCTCATCCTATTTCCAAAAGGAGATgtggaaataaaaaaagattcatgTAAGTTGTACGATCctcatgaaaacaaaacctacATAGTAAGAGACCTCGGGTTTGATTTAGTTACGAGTCGTTGTTTGGCTAGTTCCGGTAGCTGGTTCCTTATGTTAGACCATAGAACTGAATTTCATCTTTTGAATCTGTTTACTCGAGTGAGGATTCCTCTTCCGTCTCTAGAATCAACCCGTGGCAGCGATATTAAAATAGGCAATGCGGTTTTGTGGGTAGATGAACAAAGGAAAGATTACTTGGTTGTTTGGAATATCTCTAGCCTTTTTGGATATCACAAGAAAGGAGATGATAGGTGGAAAGTGTTTAAACCTTTAGAGAATGAACGTTGCATCATTGCTATGgtgtttaaagaaaacaagcTTTACGTTCTTAGTGTAGATGGAAACGTCgatgttttttatttctccGGTAATGATTCTCCAGTGAGATGTGCAACTTTGCCATCTTCGCCATTGCGGAAGGGTCATAAAGTTGTTGTCACTTTGTCTGGAGAAGTTTTGATCATTGTAGCTAAAGTGGAACCATATCCTAGGACGAGATTATGCTTCTTCGCCGTCTACAAGATGGATCCTAAATCATCAAGATGGGAAACGATTAAGTCTCTAGCAGGCGAAGCATTGATTTTAGATCTAGGAATAACGGTTGAGGCGAAAGTGATGAAAAAttgcatatattttagtaATGATCAGTTTCATAGATACAATGAGAATAGTCTATGGAATGTATCTAACAAGAGCGGTGTCTTCGTCTACCATTTTCGATCTGCTAATGTGGTCCAATTGGTTGAACTTCTTACTGCTTCTTCCAGGACCTCGAAAATACTTTTCAAGGATGCTCGTTGTTTTTTTCCCACTTTTACTTCAAAATGGTTGCTTTAA
- a CDS encoding F-box/kelch-repeat protein, putative (DUF295) (CONTAINS InterPro DOMAIN/s: Protein of unknown function DUF295 (InterPro:IPR005174); BEST Arabidopsis thaliana protein match is: F-box family protein (TAIR:AT4G12810.1); Has 348 Blast hits to 337 proteins in 12 species: Archae - 0; Bacteria - 0; Metazoa - 0; Fungi - 0; Plants - 348; Viruses - 0; Other Eukaryotes - 0 (source: NCBI BLink).), with the protein MAPLNSQAAGEEESNYQCRFPRFMHLSWKRPYLTRVFDLAVIQKKQKKEMSDSEEKKCNDDSKQPVLVLDLLRSILERLSFVDFHRGRCISLEWYSASESCLAVKNPTSPWIILFPSENVESKNDSCKLYNPRDHSSYIVRDLGFDLARSRCLASSGSWFLMLDHRTDFHILNLFTRVRIPLPPLESTGDGNVFKRVYENVSDGSCIKIDNAVLWVDEKRRDYLVVWNISRLFGYHKKGDENYSWKVFKPLKKNDCCIDMAFKENKLYVLSVTRKVTVYDFSGGDSPVKCATFPSLRFRNGYSYNTQGCHYKVAVTLSGEVLIIVAKVEPYPRVECFFAVYKMDHNSSGYERISLGGEALLLDLGITVEANCMKNCIYFSNDQFHRYNGKSLCDDSNKNGICVYHIRSRYVVQVFEHLTASSKIAFKDARSFFPIFGGKWLL; encoded by the exons ATGGCGCCTCTCAACTCTCAAGcagctggagaagaagaatctaatTATCAATGCCGGTTTCCAAGATTTATGCATCTCTCAT ggAAGCGTCCTTATCTAACTAGGGTTTTTGACTTGGCCGTgatacagaagaaacaaaagaaggagATGAGCGATTCCgaggaaaaaaaatgcaaCGACGATTCAAAGCAGCCTGTACTTGTCTTGGACTTGCTTAGATCGATATTGGAGCGCTTAAGCTTTGTTGATTTTCATCGAGGCAGATGCATTTCTTTAGAATGGTATTCAGCTTCGGAATCATGTCTCGCAGTAAAAAATCCAACAAGTCCATGGATCATCCTCTTTCCAAGCGAAAATGTGGAAAGCAAAAACGATTCATGTAAGTTGTACAATCCTCGTGACCATAGTTCCTACATAGTAAGAGATCTCGGGTTTGATTTAGCTAGGAGTCGTTGTTTGGCGAGTTCCGGTAGTTGGTTCCTTATGTTGGACCATAGAACTGACTTTCATATTTTGAATCTGTTTACTCGAGTGAGGATCCCTCTTCCGCCTCTAGAATCAACCGGTGATGGAAATGTTTTCAAAAGGGTTTATGAAAATGTTTCTGATGGTAGTTGTATTAAAATAGACAATGCGGTTTTGTGGGTagatgagaaaagaagagattatttGGTTGTTTGGAATATTTCTAGGCTTTTTGGATATCACAAGAAAGGAGATGAAAACTATAGCTGGAAAGTGTTTAAacctttaaagaaaaatgattgtTGCATCGATATGGcgtttaaagaaaacaagcTTTACGTGCTTAGTGTAACTCGGAAGGTCACTGTTTATGATTTCTCCGGTGGCGATTCTCCAGTGAAATGTGCAACTTTCCCATCTCTGCGGTTTCGGAATGGTTATAGTTATAATACTCAAGGGTGTCATTACAAGGTTGCTGTCACTTTGTCTGGAGAAGTTTTGATCATTGTAGCTAAAGTGGAACCATACCCGAGGGTGGAATGCTTCTTCGCCGTCTACAAGATGGATCATAATTCATCAGGATATGAAAGAATCTCCTTAGGAGGTGAAGCGTTGCTTTTAGATCTAGGAATAACGGTTGAGGCGAACTGTATGAAAAAttgcatatattttagtaATGATCAGTTTCATAGATACAATGGGAAGAGTCTATGCGATGATTCTAACAAAAACGGTATTTGCGTCTACCATATTCGATCCCGTTATGTGGTCCAAGTGTTTGAACATCTTACTGCTTCCTCGAAGATTGCTTTTAAGGATGCTCGTTCGttttttcccatttttggTGGAAAATGGTTGCTTTAA
- a CDS encoding Bifunctional inhibitor/lipid-transfer protein/seed storage 2S albumin superfamily protein (Bifunctional inhibitor/lipid-transfer protein/seed storage 2S albumin superfamily protein; INVOLVED IN: lipid transport; LOCATED IN: endomembrane system; CONTAINS InterPro DOMAIN/s: Bifunctional inhibitor/plant lipid transfer protein/seed storage (InterPro:IPR016140), Plant lipid transfer protein/seed storage/trypsin-alpha amylase inhibitor (InterPro:IPR003612), Plant lipid transfer protein/hydrophobic protein, helical domain (InterPro:IPR013770); BEST Arabidopsis thaliana protein match is: Bifunctional inhibitor/lipid-transfer protein/seed storage 2S albumin superfamily protein (TAIR:AT1G43666.1); Has 266 Blast hits to 266 proteins in 30 species: Archae - 0; Bacteria - 0; Metazoa - 0; Fungi - 0; Plants - 266; Viruses - 0; Other Eukaryotes - 0 (source: NCBI BLink).): MKFITSVFIVFIMLSLILTKTMISGKEENATCVMANLQICKSAVTTGNPHSKECCEKLKEQQSCFCEYLKDPLVVPYITYAKIILAACGLSFPNC; the protein is encoded by the coding sequence ATGAAATTCATTACATCAGTATTCATCGTATTCATTATGTTATCTTTAATTCTGACTAAAACAATGATTTCTGGGAAAGAGGAGAACGCGACATGCGTTATGGCAAATCTTCAAATATGCAAGTCGGCGGTAACAACCGGAAACCCACATTCGAAGGAATGTTgtgaaaaactgaaagaacaACAATCGTGTTTTTGTGAATACTTGAAAGATCCATTAGTTGTTCCATATATTACATATGCCAAAATAATCTTAGCAGCTTGTGGTTTATCTTTTCCTAATTGTTGA
- a CDS encoding alpha/beta-Hydrolases superfamily protein (alpha/beta-Hydrolases superfamily protein; FUNCTIONS IN: hydrolase activity, catalytic activity; LOCATED IN: chloroplast; EXPRESSED IN: 15 plant structures; EXPRESSED DURING: 9 growth stages; CONTAINS InterPro DOMAIN/s: Epoxide hydrolase-like (InterPro:IPR000639), Alpha/beta hydrolase fold-1 (InterPro:IPR000073); BEST Arabidopsis thaliana protein match is: alpha/beta-Hydrolases superfamily protein (TAIR:AT1G52510.1); Has 30201 Blast hits to 17322 proteins in 780 species: Archae - 12; Bacteria - 1396; Metazoa - 17338; Fungi - 3422; Plants - 5037; Viruses - 0; Other Eukaryotes - 2996 (source: NCBI BLink).): MAVHIHNPNFFHTHHLRASLTSASASPSSYLFHRHSASKYPSFLCKSNNKDDYLIDAPVSVGDGFSFSGGKYSDQPSPSDEWLKQGKWVKAHRVGGSGVEAKDPIFGLTMGASSQASKDLFRWFSVESGSVDSPPVILIHGFPSQAYSYRKTIPVLSKNYRAIAFDWLGFGFSDKPQAGYGFNYTMDEFVSSLESFIDEVTTSKVSLVVQGYFSAAVVKYARNRPDKIKNLILLNPPLTPEHAKLPSTLSVFSNFLLGEIFSQDPLRASDKPLTSCGPYKMKEDDAMVYRRPYLTSGSSGFALNAISRSMKKELKKYAEEMRTSLMDKNWKIPITVCWGQRDRWLSYEGVEEFCKSSGHNLVELPNAGHHVQEDCGEELGGIISRIISKSALF, encoded by the exons atggCGGTTCATATTCACAACCCTAACTTTTTCCACACTCATCATCTCCGAGCATCTCTTACTTCTGCCTCTGCATCACCTTCCTCATATCTCTTTCATAGACACTCTGCTTCAAAGTATCCTAGCTTCCTCTGCAAATCCAATAACAAAGAT GACTATCTCATTGATGCTCCTGTTTCTGTTGGAGATGGATTCTCTTTTAGTGGAG gGAAGTATTCGGATCAACCGAGTCCATCAGATGAGTGGTTGAAGCAAGGGAAATGG GTTAAAGCTCATAGAGTTGGCGGCTCTGGTGTAGAAGCAAAAGATCCGATTTTCGGATTAACAATGGGAGCTAGCTCTCAAGCTTCAAAAGATCTTTTCCG ATGGTTTAGTGTAGAATCCGGGAGTGTAGATAGTCCTCCTGTTATACTCATCCATGGATTCCCATCTCAG GCTTATTCTTACCGGAAAACTATTCCCGTTCTTTCAAAGAACTACCGCGCCATTGCTTTCGATTGGCTAG GATTTGGATTTTCTGACAAGCCTCAGGCTGGATATGGATTCAACTATACAATGGACG AGTTTGTTTCTTCGCTGGAGTCATTCATTGACGAAGTAACTACTAGTAAGGTGTCACTTGTGGTGCAG GGCTACTTCTCAGCTGCTGTTGTAAAATATGCAAGAAACCGACCAGACAAGATCAAGAATCTCATACTCTTGAATCCTCCT CTCACACCAGAACATGCTAAACTTCCATCAACATTGTCTGTATTCAGCAACTTTTTGCTTGGGGAAATTTTCTCTCAG GATCCTCTAAGAGCAAGTGACAAGCCTTTAACAAGCTGTGGTCCttacaaaatgaaagaagacgATGCAATGGTTTATCGAAGACCTTATCTTACCTCAGGTTCTTCTGGTTTTGCACTTAATGCCATAAGCAGGTCCATGAAGAAAGAACTTAAG AAATATGCAGAAGAGATGAGGACATCACTAATGGATAAAAACTGGAAAATCCCGATCACCGTGTGCTGGGGACAACGAGATAGGTGGTTAAGCTATGAAGGAGTTGAAGAGTTCTGCAAGAGTTCGGGACACAACCTCGTCGAATTACCAAAT GCTGGCCATCATGTACAAGAAGATTGTGGAGAGGAACTTGGAGGAATAATCTCAAGAATCATAAGCAAATCTGCTCTATTCTAA
- a CDS encoding GTPase Der (DUF707) (Protein of unknown function (DUF707); EXPRESSED IN: 22 plant structures; EXPRESSED DURING: 13 growth stages; CONTAINS InterPro DOMAIN/s: Protein of unknown function DUF707 (InterPro:IPR007877); BEST Arabidopsis thaliana protein match is: Protein of unknown function (DUF707) (TAIR:AT4G18530.1); Has 319 Blast hits to 319 proteins in 27 species: Archae - 0; Bacteria - 13; Metazoa - 0; Fungi - 0; Plants - 303; Viruses - 0; Other Eukaryotes - 3 (source: NCBI BLink).), with amino-acid sequence MNKKPKILSSGSLSMNQKRKGLSLRRLFSLVFFLAMIFLIGNAFITVDYKEGIAGWSSIIRLNLAKLKMCKTQLRPPGSETLPRGIVASTSDLEMRPLWGAKRDKKPKPSLLAMAVGIRQKESVNKIVKKFPSSEFVVMLFHYDGAVDEWKEFEWSDTAIHISVVNQTKWWFAKRFLHPDIVSAYSYIFLWDEDLGVDHFDARRYVSIIKEEKLEISQPALDPNFSEVHHQLTSRDKKSRVHRRTYKVIGRARCNENSTGPPCTGFVEMMAPVFSRAAWRCTWHMIQNDLNHGWGIDFQLGYCAQGDRTKNIGIVDSEYILHMGLPTLGGGSAENKTDSGKLDKTKTPHAADKSSSVSTGRTEVRKQTYVELETFKHRWKNAVKNDECWIDRFQT; translated from the exons ATGAACAAGAAACCCAAGATTTTGAGCTCT GGATCATTAAGTATGAATCAAAAACGAAAGGGCTTGTCTCTTCGTCGCTTGTTCtctttagtgttttttcttGCAATGATCTTCCTTATAGGGAATGCTTTTATTACAGTAGACTATAAAGAG GGTATCGCGGGATGGAGTTCGATAATTAGACTAAATCTTGCTAAACTAAAGATGTGCAAG ACACAACTTAGGCCTCCTGGTAGCGAGACGTTACCGCGAGGTATTGTTGCAAGTACATCTGACTTGGAAATGCGACCGTTATGGGGAGCAAAGCGCGATAAG AAACCGAAACCAAGCTTATTAGCTATGGCAGTTGGAATAAGACAAAAGGAAAGTGTCAACAAGATTGTCAAGAAG TTTCCATCAAGTGAGTTTGTTGTGATGCTGTTTCACTACGATGGTGCTGTGGATGAATGGAAGGAGTTTGAGTGGAGTGACACTGCCATTCATATTTCTGTagtaaaccaaaccaaatg GTGGTTTGCAAAGCGTTTTCTACACCCGGATATTGTCTCAGCTTattcttacatttttctaTGGGATGAAGATCTCGGTGTTGACCATTTTGATGCTAGAAG GTATGTTTCAattattaaagaagaaaagcttgaaATATCACAACCTGCTCTTGATCCCAATTTCTCTGAAGTGCATCATCAACTTACCTCACGAGACAAGAAATCAAGAGTACATAG GAGAACATACAAAGTCATTGGTCGGGCGAGGTGCAACGAGAATAGCACTGGACCTCCTTGCACAGG ATTTGTTGAAATGATGGCTCCTGTGTTTTCCAGAGCAGCTTGGAGGTGTACATGGCATATGATTCAG aaTGACTTAAACCATGGATGGGGTATAGATTTTCAGCTTGGATATTGTGCACAG GGTGATCGAACCAAAAATATCGGTATTGTTGATTCCGAGTATATACTTCATATGGGTCTTCCTACATTAGGAGGAGGTTCAGCTGAAAACAAG ACGGATTCAGGGAAGCTCGATAAGACCAAGACTCCGCATGCTGCAGACAAATCATCATCAGTGTCAACTGGTAGAACTGAG GTTCGGAAGCAAACTTATGTCGAGTTAGAGACTTTTAAACATAGATGGAAAAATGCTGTGAAGAACGATGAGTGCTGGATAGACCGATTCCAAACATGA